One region of Marivirga arenosa genomic DNA includes:
- a CDS encoding purine-nucleoside phosphorylase: MNTSKEIKEAKEYITKMIDFKPEVGIILGTGLGALVDDIEIEYSFSYKDIPNFPVSTVETHSGKLIFGELSGKKVVAMQGRFHYYEGYSMTQVVMPVRLMYLLGIKYLFISNAAGGLNKNLELSDLMIIKDHINLFPENPLRGKNLDEYGGRFPDMYDAYDPTLIEKAKSIAKQQNIDIKEGVYAGVAGPNLETPAEYKYLDIIGADAVGMSTIPENIAARHIQIPVFAVSVITDLCYPEKLKPAEIPEIIGAAMNAEPKMTKIFKELLKII, encoded by the coding sequence ATGAATACAAGCAAAGAGATAAAAGAAGCAAAAGAGTATATAACAAAAATGATTGATTTTAAGCCCGAAGTTGGAATTATTCTTGGAACTGGCTTGGGTGCTTTAGTTGATGATATTGAAATTGAATATTCATTTTCATATAAGGATATTCCTAATTTCCCGGTTTCAACAGTAGAAACCCATAGTGGTAAACTTATATTTGGTGAACTAAGTGGGAAAAAAGTAGTAGCCATGCAGGGTAGATTTCATTATTATGAAGGTTACAGCATGACTCAAGTTGTAATGCCTGTGAGATTAATGTATTTATTAGGAATCAAATATTTATTTATATCAAATGCAGCAGGGGGCTTAAATAAAAATTTAGAGTTGAGTGATTTAATGATTATTAAGGATCATATAAACCTTTTTCCTGAAAATCCCCTTAGAGGTAAAAACTTAGATGAATACGGTGGTAGATTTCCAGACATGTATGATGCTTATGATCCGACCTTAATTGAAAAGGCGAAATCAATTGCAAAACAGCAAAATATAGACATTAAAGAAGGGGTTTATGCTGGAGTGGCTGGACCTAATTTAGAAACACCTGCAGAATATAAATACCTAGATATTATAGGTGCTGATGCAGTTGGTATGAGTACAATACCGGAAAATATTGCAGCTAGGCACATTCAAATCCCAGTATTTGCGGTTTCTGTAATTACAGACTTATGTTATCCTGAAAAATTAAAACCTGCTGAAATTCCTGAAATCATTGGAGCGGCAATGAACGCTGAACCCAAAATGACAAAAATCTTTAAAGAATTATTGAAAATAATATAG
- a CDS encoding macro domain-containing protein: MKFGKVEIEINIGDITKQNDINTIVNAANAELQIGSGVAGAIHTAAGPLLADECQSLAPIHPGEAVITGAYELPNKRIIHVLGPIYGFNQPEVQFLKDCYKNALELAEKYNVDSIAFPAISTGAFGYPIEEATKIVISAVKEYCSKATSIKLIRFILFNEKDYMVYENELNKSLNDE; encoded by the coding sequence ATGAAATTTGGAAAAGTTGAGATAGAAATTAACATTGGTGACATCACCAAGCAAAATGATATTAATACAATAGTTAACGCTGCAAATGCTGAATTACAAATAGGAAGTGGTGTAGCTGGTGCTATTCATACTGCCGCAGGTCCATTGCTAGCTGATGAATGCCAAAGCTTAGCTCCTATTCATCCAGGAGAAGCCGTTATTACAGGAGCATATGAATTGCCTAACAAAAGAATAATTCATGTTTTAGGACCAATATATGGATTTAATCAACCTGAGGTTCAGTTTTTAAAAGACTGCTATAAAAATGCATTGGAGTTAGCAGAAAAATATAATGTTGACTCTATTGCATTTCCTGCGATTTCAACTGGTGCATTTGGTTATCCAATTGAAGAAGCAACAAAAATCGTTATATCCGCAGTTAAAGAGTATTGCAGTAAAGCAACTTCAATAAAATTGATACGCTTTATTTTATTTAATGAGAAGGATTACATGGTTTATGAAAATGAGTTAAATAAATCACTCAATGATGAATAA
- a CDS encoding DUF4199 domain-containing protein produces the protein MNLLIKSPLRFSLIAIVFVVLMFVILIFLDKNPVVYSSNIIFIGPLLAIFLFFSVKIFRDANPDGLRFWQGFSIGILYTLFFALFYSIVLWADGSLFENNHFDEYREMILEKIIAGKDMLVEQMGEEGYQEYLKSAESSNARIIGSLAFNNILIGVLVTPLVSLFMRTSEPKRL, from the coding sequence ATGAATTTATTAATTAAAAGCCCCTTAAGATTTAGCTTAATAGCAATAGTTTTTGTGGTGCTAATGTTCGTTATTCTAATATTTTTAGATAAAAATCCTGTTGTATACAGCAGTAACATTATATTTATTGGACCTCTTTTGGCTATTTTTTTATTTTTTAGCGTAAAGATTTTTAGAGATGCTAATCCAGATGGTTTAAGGTTTTGGCAGGGATTTTCTATTGGTATTTTGTATACTTTATTTTTCGCACTCTTCTATTCAATAGTTCTTTGGGCAGATGGTAGTTTGTTTGAGAATAATCATTTTGATGAATATCGTGAAATGATATTGGAGAAGATCATTGCGGGTAAGGATATGTTAGTGGAACAAATGGGAGAAGAGGGATATCAAGAATATTTAAAATCAGCTGAATCATCAAATGCACGAATTATTGGCAGCTTAGCTTTCAATAATATTTTAATAGGAGTTTTAGTCACTCCATTAGTGTCATTATTTATGCGAACCTCAGAACCGAAACGATTATGA
- a CDS encoding class I SAM-dependent methyltransferase: protein MKKLISFVLRNIPRKYIQRVSGISLKIIGLFYRGSNVYCPINEKGYRKFLPYGRVNPRENALCPDTLSLERHRLLWLYLKNRTNFFQDKLKVLHVAPEQCFMDHFEKLHGDDYITADIESPLAKVKMDIHDIPFPENSFDVVFCNHVMEHVDDDIKAMSELHRVLKPGGWGILQIPFFEPIPDKTFEDNSITDPKEREKIFGQDDHVRLYGKDYPDRLRKAGFNVIEENYINELSEEEVRKYALPKGEIIYRVEK from the coding sequence ATGAAGAAATTAATAAGTTTTGTTTTAAGGAACATCCCACGTAAATACATACAAAGAGTAAGTGGTATAAGCTTGAAAATAATTGGACTTTTTTATAGAGGAAGCAATGTATACTGTCCAATTAACGAAAAAGGATACAGGAAATTTCTTCCCTATGGAAGAGTAAATCCGCGTGAAAATGCTTTGTGCCCTGATACTTTATCTTTAGAAAGGCATCGACTTTTATGGTTGTATTTGAAGAATAGAACAAATTTCTTTCAGGATAAATTAAAAGTGTTGCATGTTGCTCCTGAACAATGTTTTATGGATCATTTTGAAAAACTGCATGGTGATGATTATATCACTGCGGACATAGAATCACCATTAGCTAAAGTTAAAATGGATATTCATGATATACCATTTCCTGAAAATTCTTTTGATGTAGTTTTCTGCAATCATGTGATGGAACATGTAGATGATGATATTAAAGCCATGAGTGAATTACATAGAGTTTTAAAACCAGGTGGGTGGGGAATATTACAAATTCCTTTCTTTGAGCCCATTCCTGATAAAACTTTTGAAGATAATTCTATCACAGATCCTAAAGAAAGAGAAAAGATTTTTGGTCAAGATGATCACGTTCGTCTTTATGGGAAAGACTATCCTGATAGGTTAAGAAAAGCAGGTTTTAACGTGATAGAAGAAAATTATATAAACGAATTAAGTGAAGAAGAGGTAAGAAAATACGCACTTCCAAAGGGTGAAATCATTTATAGGGTGGAGAAATAA
- a CDS encoding glycosyltransferase: MRFYSVVIPIYNRPDEIEELLESLTQQTFSNFEIIVVEDGSTIKCDHICEAYSSKLNLQYYFKENSGQGFSRNFGFEKAKGDYFIVFDSDCIIPNDYFEQVEEHLNKEKLDAFGGPDAALDSFTRIQKAISYSMTSFFTTGGIRGGNKQLEKFRPRSFNMGISKEVFEKTQGYLITRMGEDIEFSIRIENAGFKIGLIPKAKVYHKRRTKLGQFYKQLFFFGRGRINIFRFYKNELKLVHLLPLFFVLGLAFWISTLFWNINLFEIGAAIIALYYIMIGIDAFIKTNDFLVSSLSLITSFIQLFAYGLGFIKESFTYIKQPKPTGLR, encoded by the coding sequence ATGAGATTTTATTCTGTAGTTATTCCTATTTATAATCGTCCCGATGAAATTGAAGAGTTGTTAGAAAGTTTAACCCAGCAAACTTTCAGCAATTTTGAAATAATAGTAGTGGAAGATGGATCGACTATTAAGTGTGATCATATTTGTGAAGCTTATTCATCCAAATTAAATCTGCAGTATTATTTTAAAGAAAATTCAGGACAAGGTTTTAGCCGTAATTTTGGATTTGAAAAAGCAAAAGGAGATTATTTTATTGTTTTCGATTCTGATTGTATTATTCCAAATGATTATTTTGAACAAGTAGAAGAACATCTAAATAAAGAAAAGTTAGATGCTTTTGGAGGACCCGATGCTGCATTAGATAGTTTTACTCGAATCCAAAAAGCGATTAGCTATTCCATGACTTCGTTTTTTACCACTGGGGGTATAAGAGGAGGGAATAAGCAGTTAGAAAAATTTAGGCCAAGAAGTTTTAATATGGGTATTTCTAAAGAAGTGTTCGAAAAAACTCAGGGCTACTTAATTACCAGAATGGGAGAGGATATTGAATTTAGTATTCGTATTGAAAATGCCGGATTCAAAATTGGCTTAATACCAAAGGCTAAAGTTTATCACAAAAGAAGAACCAAATTGGGGCAGTTTTATAAACAATTATTTTTCTTCGGAAGAGGAAGAATTAATATTTTCCGATTCTATAAAAATGAATTGAAGCTCGTTCATCTTTTACCCTTATTTTTCGTTTTAGGACTAGCTTTTTGGATTTCTACTTTATTTTGGAATATTAATTTGTTTGAAATTGGGGCCGCAATTATTGCTTTATACTACATCATGATTGGTATTGATGCTTTTATTAAAACTAATGATTTCTTGGTATCATCTTTAAGTTTAATTACCTCATTCATTCAGCTTTTCGCCTATGGTCTCGGTTTTATAAAAGAGAGCTTTACTTATATTAAGCAACCGAAACCTACAGGATTAAGGTAG
- a CDS encoding efflux RND transporter periplasmic adaptor subunit, which yields MNKKLIIGLSAVVIIVIALFTFSGSGNNESVEILTEAQKGEFVIAITTTGELEAKNAIKITGPSGLRAARLWNVKIDKLVDEGTVVEKGDFVASLDASELSDRLRNVENEYQQSLSQYTQTKLDTALTLRQSRDELINLEFAVEEKKLVLEQSQFEPPATIKQAEIDLSKAKRAFKQAKENYLLKKDKAVAQMQEAAAELSEDRDERNFLLELRKKFQITAPEDGMVIYVREYDGSKKSEGASIGAWDPTVATLPDLSTMISTTFVNEVDIRKITKGQHVNIGLDAFPDKKLTGEVIYVANVGEQRPNSDAKVFEVKVEINESDTTLRPAMSTANEIITDIVPEAIYVPLESIFNQGDSIAFVYKKSGLETIKQEVTLGKANANEVIVQEGVDSVKKFI from the coding sequence ATGAATAAAAAATTAATAATTGGCTTATCAGCTGTAGTGATCATTGTGATAGCTCTTTTTACATTTTCTGGAAGTGGAAATAATGAATCGGTTGAAATATTGACTGAAGCACAAAAAGGAGAATTCGTTATTGCAATCACTACAACGGGAGAGCTGGAGGCAAAAAACGCCATTAAAATTACAGGTCCATCGGGATTGAGAGCGGCAAGATTATGGAATGTGAAGATCGATAAATTGGTAGACGAAGGAACAGTGGTAGAAAAAGGTGATTTTGTGGCCAGTTTGGATGCATCTGAATTATCAGATAGACTTCGAAATGTAGAAAACGAATATCAACAAAGCTTATCTCAATATACTCAAACCAAATTGGATACTGCTCTAACCTTAAGACAGTCTAGAGATGAATTAATCAATTTAGAATTTGCTGTAGAAGAAAAAAAACTAGTTTTAGAACAATCTCAATTCGAACCGCCAGCAACAATCAAGCAAGCTGAAATAGATCTAAGCAAAGCCAAACGTGCGTTTAAACAAGCCAAAGAGAATTATTTACTAAAGAAAGATAAGGCCGTAGCTCAGATGCAAGAAGCTGCTGCTGAATTATCTGAAGATAGAGATGAAAGAAACTTCTTACTGGAACTTAGAAAGAAATTTCAAATCACAGCTCCTGAAGATGGCATGGTGATTTACGTTAGAGAATATGATGGGTCTAAAAAATCTGAAGGAGCCTCTATTGGAGCATGGGACCCAACAGTAGCCACGCTTCCAGATTTATCTACTATGATTTCTACCACCTTTGTGAATGAAGTGGATATTAGAAAAATTACAAAAGGTCAGCATGTTAATATAGGTCTAGATGCATTTCCAGATAAAAAATTAACGGGTGAAGTTATTTATGTAGCAAATGTTGGGGAACAAAGACCTAATTCTGATGCTAAAGTATTTGAGGTGAAAGTAGAAATTAATGAAAGCGACACTACTTTGAGACCTGCAATGAGCACAGCAAATGAAATAATAACTGATATCGTACCGGAGGCAATTTATGTACCACTGGAATCAATATTTAATCAAGGGGATTCAATAGCATTTGTATATAAAAAATCTGGTCTGGAAACGATTAAGCAGGAAGTAACCCTAGGGAAAGCAAATGCAAATGAGGTGATAGTTCAAGAAGGTGTTGATTCAGTGAAAAAGTTTATTTAG
- a CDS encoding dihydroorotase, with translation MSTCIKSVKIVNPSSEWHNQTVDLLIENGKIQDIKPSSNFNAEKIIEANELIASPSWVDMRVFSGEPGEEYREDFDSLTHVIQSGGFGAALLMPNTKPVIQNKADIKTVLSHNINQTSQILPTASVTVDCNGEDLNEMLDAHHAGALAFTDGSVPLWNSDILVKSLQYLQKFDGLLITFPQDHKLSLFGQMNEGKVSTGLGLKGIPHLAEEIVVKRDLDLLEYAGGRLHFSCISSTKSVDLIRKAKEKGLKVSCDVNIHHLILDDENLEDFDTNYKVLPPLRTQKDIDALIKGVNDGTIDVIASSHQPFDQDHKKMEFDLAEFGIMGSQLLYPLYHHYLADKITLSTFLDCIERNPKKLLKLPENKIEIGAIADLTIFSTDEKWTFDSKSNQSKSDNSPFMNTEFTAKVIALFNNNNQYIDSNYINS, from the coding sequence TGATTTACTCATTGAAAATGGTAAGATTCAAGACATTAAACCTTCCTCTAATTTCAATGCTGAGAAAATTATTGAAGCTAATGAACTAATCGCTTCGCCTTCTTGGGTTGATATGAGAGTTTTTTCTGGTGAACCAGGAGAAGAATATCGAGAAGATTTTGATAGCTTAACTCATGTGATTCAATCAGGAGGGTTTGGAGCAGCATTATTAATGCCTAATACCAAACCTGTGATTCAAAATAAGGCAGATATCAAAACCGTTTTATCTCATAATATAAATCAAACCAGTCAAATTTTACCAACAGCTTCTGTTACGGTTGATTGTAATGGAGAAGATTTGAATGAAATGTTAGATGCACATCATGCAGGTGCTCTTGCTTTTACAGATGGTTCTGTACCACTATGGAATAGTGATATACTGGTTAAATCTTTACAGTATTTACAAAAGTTTGATGGATTGCTAATTACTTTTCCTCAAGATCATAAGCTTTCATTATTCGGGCAGATGAATGAGGGTAAAGTGAGCACTGGATTAGGGTTAAAAGGTATTCCGCATTTAGCAGAAGAGATAGTAGTAAAAAGAGATTTGGATCTCTTAGAATATGCAGGTGGTAGACTTCATTTTAGTTGTATAAGTAGTACCAAAAGTGTTGACTTAATAAGGAAAGCAAAAGAAAAAGGACTGAAAGTAAGTTGTGATGTAAATATTCACCATTTGATATTGGATGATGAAAACCTTGAAGATTTTGATACTAATTATAAAGTATTACCGCCTTTAAGAACTCAAAAAGATATCGATGCTTTAATTAAAGGAGTAAATGATGGTACTATAGACGTGATTGCTTCTTCTCATCAGCCATTTGATCAAGACCATAAGAAAATGGAATTTGATTTGGCAGAATTCGGAATTATGGGTTCTCAACTTTTATATCCATTATATCATCACTATTTAGCAGACAAAATTACACTTTCTACATTCTTGGACTGTATTGAAAGAAATCCGAAGAAACTTCTAAAATTACCAGAGAATAAAATCGAAATAGGAGCAATAGCGGATTTAACTATTTTCTCAACAGATGAAAAATGGACATTTGATTCTAAAAGCAATCAATCTAAAAGTGATAATTCTCCTTTTATGAATACTGAATTTACTGCAAAAGTTATTGCACTGTTCAATAACAATAATCAATATATTGATTCAAATTATATCAATTCCTAA
- a CDS encoding glycosyltransferase family 2 protein translates to MKYSLSIVIPVFNEEESIPELVEWIERVMKEQPLLSYEVIMIDDGSSDNSWEIIQDLAKQKLQVKGLKFARNYGKSAALHTGFKASEGEVVITMDADMQDSPDEIPALYHIIQNDGYDIVSGWKKKRHDPISKTIPSKFFNFVTRKISGIKLHDFNCGLKAYRSKVVKNIEVYGEMHRYIPVIAKWNGFKKIGEKVVQHRARKYGETKYGLERFLYGFLDLLSITFVSKFKKSPMHFFGAFGTLSFIFGFFVTLYVIARKFYEIHYNLPVREITDQPLFFLSLVALIVGVQLFLAGFIGEMITMNSPKKLDYIVDEEIGIG, encoded by the coding sequence ATGAAGTATAGTTTAAGCATAGTAATTCCTGTATTTAATGAAGAAGAATCTATTCCTGAATTGGTGGAATGGATTGAAAGAGTAATGAAAGAACAGCCCTTGCTTAGCTATGAAGTAATCATGATTGATGATGGTAGCTCTGATAATTCCTGGGAGATAATTCAAGATTTAGCTAAACAAAAGCTTCAAGTAAAAGGCTTAAAATTCGCAAGAAATTACGGTAAATCTGCTGCACTTCATACCGGTTTTAAAGCTTCCGAAGGCGAAGTTGTCATTACCATGGATGCCGATATGCAGGACAGCCCTGATGAAATACCTGCACTTTATCATATCATTCAAAACGATGGTTATGATATTGTTTCAGGCTGGAAGAAGAAAAGACATGATCCTATCAGCAAAACTATCCCTTCTAAGTTTTTCAATTTTGTGACACGAAAAATATCAGGAATTAAGCTGCATGACTTTAACTGCGGTTTAAAGGCTTATAGAAGTAAGGTGGTTAAAAATATTGAAGTATACGGTGAAATGCATCGCTATATACCCGTTATAGCCAAATGGAATGGGTTTAAAAAAATCGGAGAGAAAGTGGTTCAACATCGAGCTAGAAAGTATGGTGAGACTAAATATGGACTCGAAAGGTTTCTTTACGGCTTTTTAGATTTACTATCCATCACCTTCGTTTCAAAATTTAAAAAGAGCCCAATGCATTTTTTTGGTGCTTTTGGTACACTTTCATTTATTTTCGGATTCTTTGTGACCCTTTATGTGATTGCCAGAAAGTTTTACGAAATTCATTATAATTTACCGGTAAGAGAAATAACGGATCAGCCACTATTCTTTTTATCTCTTGTTGCTTTAATTGTAGGAGTACAATTGTTTTTAGCAGGGTTTATAGGCGAAATGATTACCATGAACTCTCCTAAAAAGCTGGATTATATTGTGGATGAAGAAATTGGAATCGGATGA
- a CDS encoding ABC transporter permease codes for MKEKILANLNIAFEAVVANRTRSFLTALGIIFGVAAVIAMLAIGNGAQQEILNQIKLVGVNNIVIEPVIEQTEEDLQQSSGKKEKKKFSPGLTLADAESIAEIIPGIEAVSPEIILDTYVIRNGIRRSAKLVGVNPSYFNLSAFELNQGDMFIEEHLKIGSRVCIIGKSVKSRFFPNTNPVGKMIKVGPHWLEVIGVLKERLYSQKSLDNLGLRDFNMDIYTPVQTVLVNYRNRAALTQAQLKKANARNNDDENNQKANPNYHQIDKLTVQVEKSESLNPTAELISRMLKRRHYDKVDFEVTIPELLLKQQQKTKNIFNIVLGAIAGISLLVGGIGIMNIMLASVMERIKEIGLRLSLGAKKSDVILQFLLEAVMISISGGIIGVILGIVFAYLVASFADIPTIVSGISIVISFGVAATVGLIFGIAPARKAANQDPITSLRYE; via the coding sequence ATGAAAGAAAAAATATTAGCCAATCTTAATATTGCGTTTGAGGCGGTAGTAGCAAACCGAACGCGTTCTTTTTTAACGGCACTTGGAATTATTTTTGGAGTAGCGGCAGTAATAGCAATGCTTGCCATTGGTAATGGTGCCCAACAGGAAATTTTGAATCAAATCAAATTAGTAGGGGTCAATAATATTGTGATAGAACCAGTTATTGAACAAACAGAAGAAGATTTACAACAAAGTTCAGGTAAAAAAGAAAAGAAAAAATTTAGTCCTGGTTTAACCCTGGCCGATGCAGAAAGTATTGCAGAAATTATCCCAGGAATAGAAGCAGTTAGTCCTGAAATAATTTTAGATACCTATGTGATTCGAAACGGTATTAGAAGATCAGCTAAATTAGTAGGGGTTAATCCATCTTATTTTAATCTTTCTGCTTTTGAGCTAAACCAAGGTGATATGTTTATTGAGGAGCATCTCAAGATTGGAAGTCGCGTTTGCATTATTGGTAAATCCGTTAAGTCGCGATTTTTTCCTAATACTAATCCTGTGGGCAAGATGATAAAGGTAGGCCCTCACTGGCTCGAGGTTATAGGGGTTCTGAAAGAAAGACTATATAGCCAAAAGAGTTTGGATAATCTTGGCTTACGTGATTTCAATATGGATATCTATACTCCAGTGCAAACAGTATTAGTGAATTATAGAAATCGAGCAGCACTAACTCAAGCGCAGTTGAAAAAAGCTAACGCCAGAAATAATGATGATGAAAACAATCAGAAAGCGAACCCTAATTATCATCAGATTGATAAACTTACGGTTCAGGTTGAAAAGTCTGAAAGTTTAAATCCAACTGCGGAATTAATTTCCAGAATGCTAAAGAGGCGTCACTATGATAAAGTAGATTTTGAAGTGACAATTCCAGAATTATTGTTGAAACAGCAACAGAAAACAAAAAATATTTTCAACATAGTACTAGGAGCTATTGCTGGTATCTCTCTTTTGGTAGGGGGTATAGGAATTATGAATATTATGCTGGCTTCAGTAATGGAAAGGATTAAAGAGATTGGTCTTAGGTTATCTTTAGGTGCCAAGAAGTCGGATGTAATTCTTCAGTTTTTGCTCGAGGCCGTAATGATCAGTATAAGCGGTGGAATAATTGGTGTTATTTTAGGAATTGTTTTTGCTTATTTAGTAGCCTCATTTGCAGATATTCCAACTATTGTAAGTGGAATTTCAATAGTTATTTCGTTTGGTGTTGCCGCAACGGTTGGTTTAATATTCGGTATAGCGCCAGCTAGAAAAGCAGCAAACCAAGATCCAATAACTTCTTTAAGATATGAATAG
- a CDS encoding YceI family protein: MKTKVLSIGLVAIIMAAAFTILRKEVKVDTNSSQIAWVGEKVTGQHNGTVNIKEGALEVENGQVTGGSFVIDMNSIDVLDLEGEYKDKLMGHLRSDDFFSVESHPTAKFVITSIEKSEATDATHFLAGDLTIKGITNKITFPANITVKDGKATAKASFALDRTKWEIRYGSGSFFDGLGDKMIYDDFKLSVNLSSL; encoded by the coding sequence ATGAAAACAAAAGTTTTATCAATTGGATTAGTGGCTATCATCATGGCTGCAGCGTTTACTATTTTAAGAAAAGAAGTTAAGGTAGATACCAATTCAAGCCAAATTGCTTGGGTAGGAGAGAAAGTTACAGGTCAGCACAACGGAACTGTAAATATTAAAGAAGGTGCTCTAGAAGTTGAAAACGGCCAGGTAACAGGTGGCTCATTCGTAATTGATATGAACTCTATTGACGTTTTAGATTTAGAAGGAGAATATAAAGATAAGTTAATGGGTCACTTAAGATCTGATGATTTTTTTAGTGTTGAATCTCACCCAACAGCTAAATTTGTTATCACATCAATTGAAAAAAGTGAAGCAACTGACGCAACTCATTTTTTAGCTGGTGATTTAACAATCAAAGGGATAACAAATAAAATTACATTCCCTGCTAATATTACGGTTAAGGACGGTAAAGCTACTGCCAAAGCGTCTTTTGCTCTTGATAGAACTAAATGGGAAATTAGATATGGGTCTGGTTCTTTCTTTGATGGATTAGGAGATAAAATGATTTATGATGATTTCAAATTATCTGTAAACTTATCATCATTATAA
- a CDS encoding TolC family protein — protein MNRNFIVSIIILIGLNLVSVQSNAQRTYTLEDVIQIAKTQSPAFKRAETIKENRYWQYRVFKSNFVPQLSLSGTLPNFNRSVTPITQEDGSTEFRSVFNSNSDVSLNLEQQIGLTGGTVFLNSTVNRFDDFERNDFRYGGDPLSIGFIQPLFRFNELKWDKKIEPLRFEESKREFVEEFEQISKDVSSRFFNLLSAQVSLQIAQKNLGNNDTIYKIAQGRYELGKIPENELLQLELSLMNSRQSVAQAKLDLETRQLALKAFLGLKNDDELNLIVPEEIPEFNINPDLALQEALRNRQEAIGFERRLLEADKEVDRAQGETGLNMNLFGSFGLTNQGDQLPAIYQTPENQQRVQLGFTIPIVDWGRQKSRVKTAQANYQLVQYTVQQERVNFEQEVYTQVKTLEMLRDQVAITQKADDISQRRYDISKNRYLIGKISITDLSIALTEKDQAKRDYINSLGNFWQAYFNLRQLTLYDFKENKRLIE, from the coding sequence ATGAATAGAAATTTTATAGTAAGCATAATTATTTTAATAGGATTGAATCTCGTGTCAGTCCAATCAAATGCTCAAAGAACTTATACGCTAGAAGATGTAATTCAAATAGCTAAAACTCAGTCTCCAGCTTTCAAAAGAGCTGAAACCATAAAAGAAAACCGCTATTGGCAATACAGAGTTTTTAAATCTAATTTCGTTCCTCAGCTAAGTTTGAGTGGGACATTACCTAATTTTAATAGATCAGTTACGCCTATCACCCAGGAAGATGGTTCAACTGAGTTTAGATCAGTTTTTAATAGTAATTCTGATGTTTCTTTAAATCTTGAACAGCAAATAGGATTAACAGGAGGGACCGTTTTTTTGAATTCTACTGTAAACCGCTTTGATGACTTTGAGAGAAATGATTTCAGATATGGTGGTGATCCATTATCGATAGGGTTTATTCAACCATTATTTAGATTTAATGAGCTGAAATGGGATAAAAAGATTGAGCCATTACGGTTTGAGGAATCAAAGCGTGAGTTCGTAGAGGAGTTTGAACAGATTTCAAAAGATGTTTCATCTAGATTTTTCAATTTGTTAAGTGCTCAGGTTAGTTTACAAATCGCTCAAAAGAATTTAGGTAATAATGACACTATCTATAAAATTGCGCAAGGTCGCTATGAACTAGGTAAAATTCCAGAAAATGAATTATTGCAATTGGAATTAAGCTTAATGAATTCCAGGCAATCTGTTGCTCAAGCAAAACTTGACCTAGAAACAAGACAGCTAGCACTGAAAGCATTTTTAGGTTTAAAAAATGATGATGAACTCAATTTAATTGTTCCTGAGGAAATCCCGGAATTTAATATTAATCCTGATCTTGCACTGCAAGAAGCCTTACGCAACAGGCAGGAGGCTATTGGATTTGAAAGACGACTTTTGGAAGCAGATAAAGAAGTAGATAGAGCGCAAGGAGAAACCGGCTTAAATATGAATTTGTTCGGTAGTTTCGGTCTTACTAATCAAGGAGATCAGCTCCCTGCTATTTACCAAACTCCAGAAAATCAACAAAGAGTTCAGTTAGGCTTTACAATTCCTATAGTGGACTGGGGACGTCAAAAATCCAGAGTTAAAACTGCTCAGGCAAATTATCAACTAGTGCAATATACAGTTCAACAAGAGAGAGTGAATTTTGAGCAGGAGGTTTACACACAAGTTAAAACTTTAGAAATGTTAAGAGATCAAGTGGCAATAACTCAAAAAGCCGATGATATCTCTCAAAGAAGATATGATATTTCTAAAAACAGATACCTAATCGGAAAAATAAGTATTACTGATTTATCAATTGCCTTAACTGAAAAAGATCAAGCCAAAAGAGATTATATCAATTCATTAGGAAATTTTTGGCAAGCTTATTTCAATTTAAGACAACTAACCCTCTATGATTTTAAAGAAAACAAACGTTTAATTGAATAA